The sequence GTGGGGAATAACGAAAACTCTCCGGAAATATTAATGAGTGTAACCATACGTTCGGCGATTTCTACCAAAGTGACCCCTGATAAGCTGGACTTTGGAAAATTGGCGCCTGGAGATACAAGCGAAAGAAGTGATATCACAATCAAGAATTACGGTTCGTGCAAGATACTTGTTACAGCCAATGTAGCTGAGACAGGAGATCTGCATAAGCAGGGACTTGGGATTGATGGAAATTCATTGGAATCATTTAATGTGACGGTTGTTAAAAACATTGTTAAAAATCCATATGTATCATTAAATGTTCCGGAACAAATGAAGGAGTGGGAAGTAAAACGGGGACGTTAATATTATGGGCAGAAGGAGTGAATTAGTTAATGGAATTAAATATACTTAAAAGAAACATAATTTTATGCATAATATTGCTGAGCTTACTAACAGTTACGGCAGCAGCGCAGGAACCGGAAATAAATGGATATGCAGCCGATAAACCGCTTTCAACTTTTAGCCATGACACTATTAAAGGCGGATTGACCTACACAGCAGGAGACAGTGATTATAGCGGGAAGCTGTGGACTGGTGACACTTTTACTGTACATAATCCGGTATCTTTACCTGAAGGTGCAGTAGTAAAGTTTGCGCGACTATATAATTACTGGACCTGGAGTGCCAAAGGCTCAACCGGTAGGTATCCTGATATGAAATTGACCCTGGACGGAGTTGAGCTTGACCCGGACAAACAGTATATTGACAGAAAGGGGTGGGGAATATATGACTATCCTGCTGGCACATGGTCATACGACGTGACCGACCATATATCAAAAAGCGGTAGTTTTACGGCAGTGGTAGAAAATACCGGGCCGGATCGTTCATTCTTCTGTATGAACGGTGTGGGTTTGCTTGTAGTCTATACCGATGAGGAAGGAACAGACATCGAATACTGGATCAATGAAGGATGTGATATGCTCAATTCCGGGCTGGAGGATGATGGCTCATCGACCTACACTACGGCTGACCAGACGATCGCTGAGATGATGACTCCCACAATTTCACATGGTCCGGTAAAGAAGGCTACATTGTGGACCATTGTCCAGTCAGGCAATTGGGATGCGAATAGGTTATGGGTTAACGATATGAACTGGTCAGGCATCTGCGACGGTACACCCCATCCTGATCTGGATATTGATATGCGGGACATTACCGGGCATCTGACAAAAGGCAAGAATACTATACAGTTCCAGGCTGTTGAAGATTATGCGGTTCCATCAGGCTCATTTCTCGTAATTGAAATAGAGCCTCCTACCGAGGGGGTATCGACATCTATCTCTTTAGAACAATCAGCAGAAGGGGCATCGGCATCAAACGGCATCCCTGGATTTGAAGTAATGCCCGCAATTGCACTGATCTTAATTATCTCTTTACTAACATTCAGGAAATGTAAAAAGAAAGATAAGGACGACTGATGAACTGATGCTGTAAAATCTCCTTAAGCATTTGATGGAGCACTAAGGCAGTCTTTGTTCCCCTGACGGTACATTAATCCTGAAACTCAAAATTAACTCATATTGACAAATAAATTATTTAAAAAAGTCACTCATCAAGGTCAGATGCACTGATCATATATACGAGATTATATACAATTAAAAAAATGATACACACACCTTTTTAACTCATAGTAGAATGATAGCAGTGTAAAAACGAAATTTTTTCAGAAAAATAATCGTTAACAGATAGTTTAATCAATATTAATACTATCAAATACCCCAGGAATAATATGACCAAGCAGATACTTGTAACCAATGACGACGGCGTCTATGCTGCCGGGATCAAGGCATCCTACCAGTCAGTCCGGGACCTGGGGCACGTTACCGTTGTGGCACCTTCCATGCAAAAAAGCGGCGTGGGTCGCAGTATTTCCATCTTCGAGCCACTGAGGATAAACAAAGCAGGTGTGGACGGGATGAAGGCTTTCGCTGTTGGCGGGACACCCACCGATGCCGTGATACTCGGAATATTCTCAATAATGAAACAAATGCCAGACCTTGTAGTTTCAGGTTTCAATATCGGGGAGAACATCAGTACCGATACCGTAACCACATCAGGCACAATAGGCGCGGCCCTGGAAGCTGCCAGTTACGGCATACCTGCCATCGCTGCCTCTATACAGGTACTGGATGAAGGTGATAAGTTCGATGACCTGCGCTCCTATGAATATGATTTTAAGGTAGGCAAGAAGATTGTGAACAATATCGCTAAAAAGATGCTGCAAAACGGTCTTCCACCTGGTGTGGACATGCTGAACATCAACATACCCAGGCATGCAACCCCCGACACTGACATCCAGGTCACACGGCTGGCCCGTAAGATATTCAGGACATCAGTCCAGGAACGCCATGATCCCAGGGGCAGGCCGTACTACTGGATCGACGGAGACCTGATACATGATGCAGAGGAGGGAACGGACGTGCATGCTGTTATGAAATGCGGACACATTTCAGTTACACCCATTTCACTAGATTCCACTGCCAGGGTAGATTTTAAAATAATCGAAGATTTATTTTGAGAGTGAAATATGAAAACGAAAGAAAAACCATACGCTCAGCTGCTTGACCGCATAATGCTGTATACGTCGGTCTTTATGATAATGGGGCTCTCGGATGCTGCCATCCCCATCCTTCCGGAACTATCAGACAGCACACTTTTGGCAAACGGAGCCGCTTCCAGCTTGATATTCTCATCATATTTCATAGGTGCACTACTGACCATGATACCTTTTGGTGTACTGGCTGATGCCTACGGCAACAGGTTATTCATCATCATCGGACTCATATTGACATTAATATCAGGTGCTGCTATTATTGCATCTGATAATGTATGGGTGATAGTCATAGCCAGGTTCGTGGAAGGTATGGGATGTGGAGCGTTCTTCCCTGCCGCCTTTGCAATGTTATCAAATTCCAGGCAATCCGGACAGTATATCGGCGAGTTCAATTCCCTGCTGAATCTGGGTCTGGCCGCAGGTATGGGGCTGGCCGGGATACTGGTATCCACAGGAATAAAAAACGGCCTGATATTGTTCGAGGGGCTGCTGGTCCCTACGTTCATGATATCCCTTATGGTACTGATCAATAACGGCTACGGTGAAACAGTATCAAAGAAAAGTGAGGTGGCGTCCGTGATACTCAGGTCAAGGAAAATGCTCATACATCCCGAGTATTCACAGATATGGCTGCTGTCATTTATTTTATTCGGCAGTAGCGGTGTATTAATAGCCCTGTACCCTGATTTCAGTCTTGGTTCACTGCAGAAAGGTGTACTGGGCGCATATCTGGCCAGTATTTATTTAGGTGCAATTGTCACATCCCTGATAGCAGGCAGGCTGCAGGTGCAGAGGGATATTCTTGTCAGGGCAGGTATGGTCATTACCGGTGCGGGTGCACTGGCGGCGGTGTTCCATCCCATTGGCCTGACTCTGATGGGTGCCGGTTCGGGACTGGGGCTGGTGGGACTTGTCACCGGTGTAGCATACCTGAAGATCGAAAAAGGACTGGCCATGGGGATTTTCAATACCTGTACCTATGCCGGGCTTGCACTGGTTCCACTCATTAGCGGGCTGGTGTTGTCATCTCTGGGATATAACGGGTCTACCCAGGGTTACAGCGGAGTGTTTGTTGTAAATGGCATCCTGCTGATGGCAATGGTATTCCTGCCAATGGGAGCACTAAAAAAGTAAAAAGGGAAGGGCGTTAAAAATCAAGCCCTTCCAGTTGAGTAAAATTCATATCCTGCATTCTTTCCATATCTGCCAGCAGGGCATCCAGTTCAGTCATATCCAGCTCGATTGTCGATATCTCGCTGTCCATGACATCTCCAGTCTGAGCAGGTGTGGGGGTTGCTGTGCTTGTTGGGGATGCAGGCGGACTTGCAGGTATTTCTTCTGATGGACCTGTACATCCGGATACTGCCAGACCCGCTAACAAGATGGAAAGTATGGCAAAGTTTCTTATCCTCATGTTAGCTGCCTCCCGTATCCACAGCAGAGTTCTCATCAGGTGTTTGATCCTGGTCCATATCCCCTGCCTGATCCTGGTTCATGTCCCCTGCCTGATCCTGGTTCATGTCCCCTGCCTGATCCTGGTTCATATCCCCTGCCTGATCCTGGTTCATATCCCCTGCTTGATCCTGGTTCATATCCCCTGCATGATTCTGGTTCATATCCTCTGCATGTGGCGGCGCCCAATCATTACTTGATGTATGGCAACCGTCCTTTTCTACGTCATATGTGCCATATCCTCTGAGTATTACACTGCCTATCCCCTCTGCAGTAAGCTCAATGTCATCACCAAGTATCTCAACAGTAACACTGCTACCGCTAATACCGGCAGTTCCATCAAACCCGCTGTACCTGACAATGCCATCACCAATATATTCCTTGGTCCCGTATCCTGTAACATCTACTTCAGCATTGCCGTCATAGTCAGTGATCGTCAGTATCCCGCCCCTGGCACTGATCTTTGCCTCCATATCACCTGACATTGTGGCCTTACCATCCCCTGAAGCGATCAATTTGCCAGTACCGCTCAGGTCTGCAGAGCCGTGTCTGTGCTCTTTTAGTTCGGAAAATATCTCACGTAACACTGAATTGCCGTCCTTGAGCTGCTGTTGTGTTTCTCCCATAAGACCGCTGGCTTCATCAAGGAACCCCCCTGCATCTTCAGCATCTTCAAAAACCCCGCTATCATCGAACCCATTGTGTTCATCGAAAAGCTGTGTTGCTTTATTGTAACTGTTTTCTACATCTTTTAGTGCATCGTTATATTCATACTGGAGCCGCTCCAGTTCGGTGGTATCCACGCCTGCATCTGCTAACCTTTCAATCTCGGCTTTGATACGGTCTGAAATGGATTCACCACGTTTTAGGAATGAATCGACCCTGTTATTTGCTGTACCAAGAATGAAATACCTTGATTCCAGATTGGCATGTTGCCAGATATCCCTTATCTCGTTGAAAATTGCCTGAAACTCTTCCCTGGTCTCAGCGGCTTCAACATCGTCTTTCATGCCTTCAAGCTGGTCTATGTAATCCTTTGTATTATCAGATGCTATAAATGGCGCAAATCCGCTGCCTTCAGCCTTTATTGCACAGTCTTCCATTACCTCCAGACGTATGATGATATAGTCAATGGTATGGAGTAAAAAGACCCTGGTGGCATTTTTCAGGCCAAAGATCGTCCCGCTGGTCCTTGAATCTTCCAGATGTGCCTTGGCATCAAGGAATTTCTCCTTTGAGTCCTGATAGGACTGCTGGGCGTCACGGACCCGTTCCTGGGATATTTGATATTGTTCTTTAAAAGCCTGGTATTGTTCATGGGGTGTATCAGCATAAGCAAGTGCTGGAGCAAACAACCCCAGGAGTAACATTATGACCGTAGCCTTTGCAAACGCCACGATCATTAGTGTGTTCTTTTTTTCATTCATTACATTTTCTTCCCTTTGTGGTTATTAACTGAAGTTCTTTTATTTCATTGAACCTACTTCTGGCTGTGGAAAATATAAATATACTTTTAACTATTCTATTTTTAAAGCTTTATTACATCAGTAAATGATTTATAAATCTTTATTCAATAGTTTTTCATGATTTATATTGATATTTATCCATAGTACTGTATTATAATAAATATTTTGAATTATTTGTATCGACATTTAAGTTAAGGGAATGTTGGTGGGAAGTTCAGGGAATTTCAAAAAGGAATTCAAGGATAGAAGACAGGTAAAAAAGAATAATGCTTGCCTGCCCCCATAACCGCCTATTCGATCTTATCTACCCTTGATACCCTGAGCAGTGAACAAACAGGTACACCTTCTATGGAATCAAATCCTTTCTTGTCGATCAGTACACCGATGGCAGTGGGGATGGCTTTTTTGCTTTTCAGGATTGAAATTACTTCTTTAATGGTACTGCCGGTAGTGACAACATCATCCACAATAATACACTTCTTTCCGGAAACCCTGGAGAAGTTCTGGGACAGCATACCGCCTGAACCACCGGATGATTGCTTGTTTGACTGGAACACAGAAAGCTCGGCATTCAGTTCTTCTGCTATCAG comes from ANME-2 cluster archaeon and encodes:
- a CDS encoding DUF3344 domain-containing protein, which produces MELNILKRNIILCIILLSLLTVTAAAQEPEINGYAADKPLSTFSHDTIKGGLTYTAGDSDYSGKLWTGDTFTVHNPVSLPEGAVVKFARLYNYWTWSAKGSTGRYPDMKLTLDGVELDPDKQYIDRKGWGIYDYPAGTWSYDVTDHISKSGSFTAVVENTGPDRSFFCMNGVGLLVVYTDEEGTDIEYWINEGCDMLNSGLEDDGSSTYTTADQTIAEMMTPTISHGPVKKATLWTIVQSGNWDANRLWVNDMNWSGICDGTPHPDLDIDMRDITGHLTKGKNTIQFQAVEDYAVPSGSFLVIEIEPPTEGVSTSISLEQSAEGASASNGIPGFEVMPAIALILIISLLTFRKCKKKDKDD
- the surE gene encoding 5'/3'-nucleotidase SurE, which gives rise to MTKQILVTNDDGVYAAGIKASYQSVRDLGHVTVVAPSMQKSGVGRSISIFEPLRINKAGVDGMKAFAVGGTPTDAVILGIFSIMKQMPDLVVSGFNIGENISTDTVTTSGTIGAALEAASYGIPAIAASIQVLDEGDKFDDLRSYEYDFKVGKKIVNNIAKKMLQNGLPPGVDMLNINIPRHATPDTDIQVTRLARKIFRTSVQERHDPRGRPYYWIDGDLIHDAEEGTDVHAVMKCGHISVTPISLDSTARVDFKIIEDLF
- a CDS encoding MFS transporter — translated: MKTKEKPYAQLLDRIMLYTSVFMIMGLSDAAIPILPELSDSTLLANGAASSLIFSSYFIGALLTMIPFGVLADAYGNRLFIIIGLILTLISGAAIIASDNVWVIVIARFVEGMGCGAFFPAAFAMLSNSRQSGQYIGEFNSLLNLGLAAGMGLAGILVSTGIKNGLILFEGLLVPTFMISLMVLINNGYGETVSKKSEVASVILRSRKMLIHPEYSQIWLLSFILFGSSGVLIALYPDFSLGSLQKGVLGAYLASIYLGAIVTSLIAGRLQVQRDILVRAGMVITGAGALAAVFHPIGLTLMGAGSGLGLVGLVTGVAYLKIEKGLAMGIFNTCTYAGLALVPLISGLVLSSLGYNGSTQGYSGVFVVNGILLMAMVFLPMGALKK